From the Orenia metallireducens genome, one window contains:
- a CDS encoding iron-dependent peroxidase, with amino-acid sequence MNYIWDVIVAAQNNGVNLKDIVFKCAEIYSPYMELSNENINFKEIEQEVELNPYYRFFDIFKYLFDQDYEENQELKEVLFDILIHFLAWIDTYQGMDKVEYHKKFIYQELENAYFGQEIKDGLKYFNIEERNILIENIYKFYISGDHLNYLKDSIERIFKNSLLYTNKELSNEVLLYINRSKTKENLQKLKVIQHLFLPINFDIIVYWKDHFGIIGVKETMKIDQIAIY; translated from the coding sequence ATGAATTATATTTGGGATGTAATTGTAGCGGCTCAGAATAATGGTGTTAATTTAAAAGATATAGTCTTTAAATGTGCTGAAATTTATTCTCCCTATATGGAGCTTAGTAATGAGAATATAAATTTTAAAGAGATAGAACAAGAAGTTGAGTTAAATCCATACTATAGATTTTTTGATATATTCAAATATTTATTCGATCAGGATTATGAAGAAAATCAAGAGTTAAAAGAAGTGCTTTTTGATATTTTAATTCATTTTTTAGCTTGGATAGATACTTATCAGGGGATGGACAAGGTAGAGTATCATAAAAAGTTTATTTATCAGGAATTAGAAAATGCTTATTTTGGACAAGAGATTAAGGATGGGTTGAAGTACTTTAATATTGAGGAAAGAAATATTTTAATAGAAAATATATATAAATTTTATATTTCAGGAGACCACTTAAATTATTTAAAGGATAGTATTGAGAGAATCTTCAAAAACTCGCTATTATATACAAACAAAGAACTCAGTAATGAAGTATTATTGTATATTAATCGATCTAAAACTAAAGAAAACTTGCAGAAATTAAAGGTTATTCAACATTTATTTCTACCAATAAACTTTGATATTATAGTTTATTGGAAAGATCATTTTGGGATAATAGGGGTCAAAGAGACGATGAAGATTGATCAAATAGCTATATACTAG